One stretch of Segatella copri DNA includes these proteins:
- a CDS encoding RluA family pseudouridine synthase codes for MEMHLFKNIELNNIPERMNNPFSYEPHPLCIEACRELQDELSQRNDWREEIDRGKMFGVLIVEADNSKIGYLRAYSGQIGGRSDWEGFVPAVFDYLQPDGYFKKHEAEISEMNQQIRQFEANETLKKAKSLIDDLQQKRQEVIANYQTKIKEAKEKRDARRQEALSAGKSLSQEEEEAMIKESQFMKAELKRLKKSINEKTAYETLYENYEKDLNRAKKLRKELSEALQQWLFSKFQMLNAEGETKDLLEIFKDEAVKIPPAGSGECCEPKLLQYAYLHGYKPLQMAMFWWGESPKEEIRHHLQFYPACNGKCKPILHWMLPKTVFETQQTETTIYNKVETLYEDRELAVIYKPEGLLSVPGKDAAQPSVYALMRRKYQEATGPLIVHRLDMATSGLMIIAKTEFAYHRLQKEFLNHRVQKKYVAIVCGKDKESCNRILKEAESGRGYISLPLMADFLDRPRQMVNREQGKEAITEYEVLERIDDTHLRLALYPKTGRTHQLRVHCAHQEGLNAPIIGDPLYGNEPATRLHLHAEEITFEHPMTGKKITITRKADF; via the coding sequence ATGGAAATGCATTTATTCAAAAATATAGAACTAAATAATATACCTGAAAGGATGAACAATCCATTCAGCTACGAACCTCATCCGCTCTGCATCGAAGCATGCAGAGAGTTGCAGGATGAACTCTCACAGCGAAACGACTGGCGGGAGGAAATAGATCGTGGAAAGATGTTCGGCGTACTTATCGTAGAAGCCGACAACAGTAAGATTGGCTATCTGAGAGCTTATAGCGGACAGATTGGCGGCAGAAGCGACTGGGAAGGGTTTGTTCCAGCCGTATTCGATTATCTCCAACCCGACGGATATTTCAAGAAACATGAGGCTGAGATTTCGGAAATGAACCAGCAAATCAGACAGTTTGAAGCCAACGAAACCCTGAAAAAGGCAAAAAGCCTAATTGATGATTTACAGCAAAAGCGCCAGGAAGTTATCGCAAACTATCAGACAAAGATAAAAGAAGCGAAAGAAAAGCGAGATGCAAGGCGCCAGGAAGCCCTTTCTGCTGGAAAATCTCTGAGCCAGGAAGAGGAAGAGGCGATGATAAAAGAGAGCCAGTTTATGAAGGCTGAACTGAAGAGGCTGAAAAAGTCGATAAACGAAAAGACGGCGTACGAAACGCTATATGAAAACTACGAAAAGGACTTGAACAGGGCGAAAAAGCTCCGCAAAGAGCTATCAGAAGCACTTCAGCAATGGCTGTTTTCGAAATTCCAGATGCTGAATGCGGAAGGAGAAACCAAGGATCTGCTGGAGATTTTCAAGGACGAGGCGGTTAAGATTCCACCTGCCGGAAGTGGAGAATGCTGCGAGCCGAAACTCCTGCAATACGCTTACCTGCATGGCTACAAGCCTCTGCAGATGGCGATGTTCTGGTGGGGAGAGAGTCCGAAAGAAGAAATCAGACATCATCTTCAGTTTTATCCTGCCTGCAACGGAAAATGCAAACCGATACTACATTGGATGCTGCCTAAAACTGTCTTTGAAACCCAACAGACCGAAACTACTATATATAATAAGGTGGAAACGCTCTACGAAGACCGTGAACTGGCAGTCATCTATAAGCCCGAGGGTTTACTCTCGGTTCCGGGGAAAGATGCAGCCCAGCCTTCCGTCTACGCTCTGATGCGCAGGAAATATCAGGAAGCTACCGGTCCGCTCATCGTCCACCGTCTGGACATGGCAACAAGCGGACTGATGATTATTGCCAAGACCGAGTTTGCCTATCATCGCCTGCAGAAGGAGTTTCTGAATCATCGGGTTCAGAAGAAGTACGTAGCCATCGTTTGCGGAAAAGACAAGGAATCGTGCAACCGGATTCTGAAAGAAGCAGAAAGCGGAAGAGGTTACATCTCGCTTCCTCTAATGGCAGATTTCCTAGACCGTCCACGACAGATGGTAAACCGCGAACAGGGCAAGGAAGCCATTACAGAATACGAGGTTCTAGAGCGTATTGACGATACCCATCTTCGCCTGGCGCTCTATCCTAAAACAGGCAGAACGCACCAGCTGAGAGTGCATTGTGCTCATCAGGAAGGTCTGAATGCCCCTATCATCGGCGATCCGCTCTACGGCAACGAGCCGGCAACAAGACTGCATCTTCATGCAGAGGAAATCACATTTGAGCACCCGATGACGGGAAAGAAGATAACTATAACAAGAAAGGCTGATTTCTAA
- a CDS encoding putative transporter, whose product MWFDNLINVHSAVQGIVILSLICTLGLALGKIHVKGISLGIAFVFFVGIIAGHLGLSIDQNMLEFAESFGLTMFVYVLGLYVGPNFFGSMRHEGISLNLWSLAVILVGTLFSLGLCWILPISLPDMMGILCGATTNTPALGAAQQALQQLGLPSEGAALGCAVTYPLGVVGVILAMMLLRKLFVKPEDLEIRNNDDDDHTSIGQYVIVNPALNGNTIAEITMMTHRKFIISRVWRGEQVIVPQADTVLHTNDNVLVVTNKDEVSAMQILFGKKVDKEWNNDKVDWNAIDAKVESRIIVVTRPGLNGKRLGSLQMRNSYGVNVSRVLRGDIRLLATDDLRLQYGDRLTVVGDPTSIDHVEQFLGNAVKTLNEPNLGAIFLGIILGLAVGTIPLDIPGMTAPVRLGIAGGPIVMGILIGALGPRVHFISYMTRSAGLMLRELGLALYLGCLGLAAGGQFFETVVRPEGLMWVGIGFLITVVPVVIVGLIILKTKKYDFGSICGILCGSMANPMALTYANETLDGDTPSISYATVYPLGMFIRVVIAQVIVMFFV is encoded by the coding sequence ATGTGGTTTGATAATTTAATCAACGTGCATTCGGCGGTGCAAGGCATCGTCATCCTGTCTTTGATTTGTACTTTGGGTCTTGCCCTCGGCAAGATTCATGTCAAAGGAATCTCCCTTGGCATAGCCTTCGTATTCTTCGTGGGTATTATAGCGGGGCATCTAGGGCTCTCTATTGACCAGAATATGCTGGAGTTTGCAGAAAGCTTCGGCCTTACCATGTTTGTGTATGTGCTGGGTCTTTATGTGGGTCCTAACTTCTTCGGTTCGATGCGTCACGAAGGCATTTCACTCAATCTCTGGAGTCTGGCTGTCATCCTGGTGGGAACCTTGTTCTCGCTCGGCTTGTGCTGGATTTTGCCAATCAGTCTGCCTGATATGATGGGCATCCTGTGTGGCGCCACGACCAATACGCCTGCCCTTGGTGCTGCCCAGCAGGCGTTGCAGCAGTTGGGCTTGCCTAGCGAAGGTGCGGCTCTGGGCTGTGCCGTTACTTATCCTTTGGGTGTTGTGGGCGTTATCCTGGCGATGATGCTCTTGCGCAAACTCTTTGTGAAACCGGAAGATCTGGAGATTCGCAATAATGATGATGACGACCATACGTCTATCGGACAATATGTAATCGTGAATCCTGCCCTGAACGGCAATACCATCGCAGAGATTACGATGATGACGCATCGCAAGTTCATCATCTCCCGTGTGTGGAGAGGCGAACAAGTGATAGTTCCTCAGGCTGATACGGTTCTTCATACGAATGATAATGTACTCGTGGTTACCAATAAGGATGAGGTTTCGGCGATGCAGATTCTCTTCGGAAAGAAGGTGGATAAGGAGTGGAATAATGATAAGGTAGACTGGAATGCGATAGATGCGAAGGTAGAAAGCCGCATTATCGTTGTTACCCGTCCGGGACTGAACGGCAAGCGCCTGGGCAGTCTGCAGATGCGAAATTCCTATGGCGTGAATGTGAGCCGAGTGCTTCGTGGTGATATCCGTCTGCTTGCTACAGATGACCTCCGTCTGCAGTACGGCGACCGACTGACGGTAGTTGGCGACCCTACGAGTATCGACCATGTAGAACAGTTTCTGGGTAATGCCGTAAAGACCCTGAACGAGCCGAACCTCGGCGCTATCTTCCTCGGAATCATTCTCGGTCTTGCCGTAGGAACCATTCCTCTGGATATTCCTGGAATGACGGCTCCTGTGCGTCTGGGTATTGCCGGTGGTCCTATCGTGATGGGTATTCTGATTGGTGCGCTGGGGCCTCGTGTGCATTTCATCTCTTACATGACGCGAAGTGCGGGGCTGATGCTGCGAGAACTGGGTCTTGCCCTCTATCTCGGTTGCTTGGGCCTGGCGGCAGGTGGACAGTTCTTCGAGACGGTGGTCCGTCCGGAAGGTTTGATGTGGGTAGGCATCGGTTTCCTTATCACGGTTGTGCCTGTGGTTATCGTAGGTCTCATCATCCTGAAGACCAAGAAGTATGACTTCGGCAGTATCTGCGGAATCCTCTGTGGAAGTATGGCGAATCCGATGGCGCTTACTTACGCCAACGAGACGCTCGACGGTGATACGCCAAGCATCAGTTATGCTACGGTTTATCCGCTCGGCATGTTTATCAGAGTGGTGATAGCTCAGGTTATCGTGATGTTCTTTGTCTGA
- a CDS encoding PfkB family carbohydrate kinase — protein sequence MKDICCIGHVTKDKIVTPSSTVYMAGGTSFYFAYAINQLPKDVSFSLITAMDPTEKEPVEKMLKAGIDVTLNPSRNTVFFENIYGDNPNDRKQRVLAKADPFTIQQLEHVEAKVFHLGSLLSDDFSPEVVAFLAKKGKVSIDVQGYLREVRDEKVYATDWKDKLQVLKNTYYLKVNETEMETITGLKDPKEAAKLIHAWGVAEVIITLGSEGSLVYVDDTFYDIPAYPPHEVVDATGCGDTYSAGYLYKRLQGANPVEAGKFAAAMCTIKLEHNGPFNRTIQDVERIMK from the coding sequence ATGAAAGATATTTGTTGTATTGGGCACGTAACAAAGGATAAAATCGTGACCCCGAGCAGTACGGTTTACATGGCTGGCGGCACCTCTTTTTATTTTGCCTACGCCATCAACCAATTGCCAAAGGATGTAAGTTTCTCGCTCATTACGGCGATGGATCCTACCGAGAAGGAACCAGTTGAAAAAATGCTCAAGGCTGGAATAGACGTCACCTTGAACCCATCGCGCAATACGGTTTTCTTCGAGAATATTTATGGCGATAATCCTAACGACCGTAAGCAGCGAGTGCTTGCCAAGGCAGATCCTTTCACCATCCAGCAGCTGGAGCATGTAGAGGCAAAGGTTTTTCACCTGGGCAGTCTGCTGAGCGATGATTTCTCGCCAGAAGTGGTTGCCTTTCTTGCCAAGAAGGGAAAAGTTTCCATCGATGTGCAGGGATATCTGCGCGAGGTGAGAGACGAGAAAGTTTACGCTACCGACTGGAAGGACAAACTCCAGGTGCTCAAGAACACCTATTATCTGAAGGTGAATGAGACCGAAATGGAGACCATTACCGGACTGAAGGACCCGAAGGAAGCCGCCAAGCTGATTCATGCCTGGGGCGTAGCCGAGGTTATCATCACCCTGGGTAGCGAGGGTTCGCTGGTTTATGTAGATGATACGTTCTACGACATTCCAGCCTATCCTCCTCATGAAGTAGTAGATGCTACCGGATGCGGCGATACCTATTCGGCAGGCTATCTCTACAAGCGCCTGCAGGGAGCCAATCCGGTAGAAGCCGGCAAGTTTGCGGCAGCCATGTGTACCATCAAACTGGAGCACAACGGACCATTCAACCGCACCATTCAGGACGTAGAACGCATCATGAAATAA
- a CDS encoding AAA domain-containing protein codes for MEQISPIQALLQQRTLLQLEYYTEKEAFRKLTEQMGMQRKVKRGDAWFPLQVGKSFYNSLNQTAIEVFRTSDQDIEHNFEFGRPVMFFMVKKMGKNENQGNTVLQQSENPSDANHKVQNSNLKGQSIKYFSFTGTVSYVDGDRMVITVPDSAPLLELQQSTDPIGVQLSFDETSYKLMFEALDRVMKAKNNRLAYLRDLFYSHQKAGRFSFEPMKFPWLNPTQERAVNEVLWAKDVAIVHGPPGTGKTTTLVEAINETLMRESQVLVCAQSNMAVDWISEKLVDRGINVLRIGNPTRVNDKMLGFTYERRFESHADYPQLWAIRKAIRELRKNRKKGSGNYHQKMDRLKSRAAEIELRINAELFGEARVIACTLVGSAHHLLEGMKFGTLFIDEAAQALEAACWIPMKRASRVILAGDHCQLPPTVKSIAALRAGLGKTLMERIAENKPEVVTLLKIQYRMNDEIMRFSSDWFYGGKVESAPQIKYRSVLDYDHPITWIDTSNEENQITIEGEDAPEDSASASSSVSAANQNSDLNFKEQFVGESFGRINKAEAELTLLTLAEYFTKLSKRRVLEERIDVGIISPYRAQVQYLKKLIKKYEFFKPYRRLISVNTVDGFQGQERDVILISLVRSNDEGQIGFLKDLRRMNVAMTRARMKLIILGNKDTMTKHPFYKKLWEYVEAINNYE; via the coding sequence ATGGAACAGATTTCACCAATTCAGGCATTATTGCAGCAACGCACATTACTCCAGTTGGAGTATTATACCGAGAAAGAAGCCTTCCGCAAGCTTACCGAACAGATGGGAATGCAGCGGAAGGTGAAACGAGGTGATGCCTGGTTCCCGCTACAGGTGGGAAAGAGCTTTTATAATTCGCTGAACCAGACAGCCATAGAGGTTTTCCGAACCTCTGACCAGGATATCGAGCACAATTTTGAGTTCGGTCGCCCCGTCATGTTCTTTATGGTCAAGAAGATGGGCAAGAATGAGAACCAGGGCAACACAGTCCTCCAGCAGTCAGAAAACCCTTCAGACGCTAATCATAAAGTTCAAAATTCAAATCTCAAAGGTCAAAGTATAAAATATTTCTCCTTTACCGGAACCGTGAGTTATGTAGATGGCGACAGAATGGTGATTACCGTACCCGATTCTGCCCCTCTGCTCGAACTTCAGCAGTCAACCGATCCTATCGGCGTACAGCTATCCTTTGACGAAACCAGCTACAAACTGATGTTCGAGGCCTTGGACCGCGTGATGAAGGCGAAGAACAACCGTCTGGCTTATCTCCGCGATTTATTCTATTCCCATCAGAAGGCAGGAAGATTTTCCTTCGAACCGATGAAGTTCCCTTGGCTCAATCCTACCCAGGAAAGGGCTGTGAACGAGGTACTTTGGGCGAAGGATGTGGCCATCGTTCACGGACCTCCGGGAACTGGAAAGACAACAACCCTGGTAGAAGCCATCAACGAAACCCTGATGCGCGAGAGCCAGGTTCTGGTGTGTGCACAGAGCAACATGGCGGTAGACTGGATATCAGAAAAACTGGTGGACAGAGGCATCAACGTGCTACGTATCGGAAACCCGACCCGCGTAAACGACAAGATGCTGGGCTTCACCTACGAGCGCCGCTTTGAGAGCCATGCTGATTACCCTCAGCTTTGGGCAATCCGCAAGGCAATCAGGGAATTAAGAAAGAACAGAAAGAAGGGTAGCGGAAACTATCATCAGAAGATGGATAGGCTGAAGAGCCGTGCTGCCGAAATAGAACTCCGCATCAACGCAGAACTCTTTGGCGAGGCGCGTGTTATCGCCTGTACCCTCGTAGGCTCAGCCCATCATCTGCTGGAAGGCATGAAGTTCGGTACCCTCTTTATCGACGAGGCTGCGCAGGCTTTGGAAGCTGCCTGCTGGATTCCGATGAAGAGAGCCAGCCGGGTGATTCTGGCAGGCGACCATTGTCAGCTGCCACCTACCGTAAAGAGTATTGCGGCATTAAGAGCCGGACTGGGCAAGACCCTGATGGAGCGCATCGCCGAAAATAAGCCGGAAGTAGTAACCCTGCTGAAAATCCAATACCGCATGAACGACGAAATCATGCGATTCTCCAGCGACTGGTTCTACGGGGGCAAGGTGGAGAGTGCGCCTCAGATCAAATACCGGAGCGTATTGGATTATGACCATCCGATAACGTGGATTGATACTTCAAACGAGGAGAATCAGATAACCATAGAGGGGGAAGATGCTCCCGAGGATTCTGCATCTGCCTCATCTTCTGTATCTGCAGCCAATCAGAATTCAGATTTGAACTTCAAGGAGCAGTTTGTGGGCGAGAGTTTCGGGCGCATCAACAAGGCGGAAGCCGAGCTAACCCTGCTGACCCTGGCGGAATACTTCACCAAGCTAAGCAAACGGCGCGTTTTGGAGGAAAGAATCGATGTAGGCATCATTTCGCCTTACCGTGCCCAGGTACAATATCTCAAGAAGCTCATCAAGAAGTATGAATTCTTCAAGCCTTACCGCCGCCTGATAAGCGTGAATACGGTGGATGGTTTCCAGGGGCAGGAAAGAGACGTGATCCTCATCTCCCTGGTACGCTCCAACGACGAGGGACAGATCGGATTCCTGAAAGACCTCCGTCGCATGAACGTGGCGATGACGAGAGCCAGAATGAAGCTCATCATCCTGGGCAACAAGGACACGATGACGAAACATCCTTTCTACAAGAAACTGTGGGAGTATGTGGAGGCAATCAATAATTATGAATAA
- a CDS encoding helix-turn-helix domain-containing protein, translating to MAKHLNPLEKEFLIRKFKGNSKVKLSDFCRANNVSETSFKKWLKQYEEAGIEGLARADAEIGNILPEGIDKTKEGYKREILRLRIENERLKKKYLVRQNEDGQTEYVRLKMKSSK from the coding sequence ATGGCAAAGCATTTAAATCCATTGGAAAAGGAGTTCTTGATTCGTAAGTTCAAGGGAAACTCCAAAGTTAAGCTCAGTGATTTCTGCAGGGCAAACAATGTCTCGGAAACTTCTTTTAAGAAGTGGCTGAAGCAATATGAAGAAGCAGGCATAGAGGGGTTGGCTCGTGCTGATGCTGAGATTGGGAACATACTTCCTGAGGGCATTGACAAAACCAAGGAGGGGTATAAGCGAGAAATCCTACGCTTGCGTATTGAGAATGAACGGCTCAAAAAAAAATATCTGGTGAGGCAGAACGAGGATGGGCAAACGGAGTATGTTCGTTTAAAAATGAAGAGTTCAAAATAG
- a CDS encoding IS3 family transposase gives MLSHEYPVKDICKMMGVSRSGYYKWLRREPSSREINREFMVGVVEDIHSEHPTHGYRWVAAYIRINLQLSISDNFSYKCFQYLGIQSQTRHKIHYKPRKVKDKYPNLIYSTWDTVDRPRQVIVSDMTVIKYSWFFFELTMYFDVFTKEILTWHVAERRGHRDQYIDGLNDVINLLKGTDEPTVLHTDQGSVYASLAYNELIKDTLIVRSMSRAGKPTDNPVNESLNGWIKEELFIDFKIETCNSREEFEEALDAYVDYYNEKRPCYAIGYDTPNNYRKRFYKGELPRKDTFGKREANATPKFITERKKMAGNEKNKE, from the coding sequence ATGCTATCGCACGAGTATCCTGTCAAGGATATCTGCAAGATGATGGGAGTAAGTCGGTCGGGGTATTACAAGTGGCTTAGAAGAGAGCCTTCATCCCGTGAGATCAATCGTGAGTTCATGGTGGGTGTGGTTGAGGACATACACTCGGAACACCCTACACATGGCTACAGGTGGGTGGCAGCGTACATAAGAATCAATTTACAGTTGAGTATCAGCGACAATTTCTCTTATAAATGCTTCCAATATCTTGGTATTCAGTCACAAACGAGACACAAGATACATTACAAACCACGTAAGGTAAAGGATAAGTACCCCAACCTCATTTATTCCACGTGGGACACGGTAGACAGACCTCGACAAGTTATCGTCTCTGACATGACAGTCATCAAATACTCTTGGTTCTTCTTTGAGTTGACCATGTATTTCGATGTCTTTACGAAAGAAATCCTAACGTGGCATGTGGCTGAGAGACGTGGACATAGAGACCAGTACATTGATGGGCTAAATGATGTCATCAACCTGTTGAAGGGCACAGATGAGCCAACTGTTCTTCATACGGACCAAGGTAGCGTGTATGCTTCGCTCGCCTATAATGAGCTGATAAAGGACACCTTGATTGTGAGGTCTATGTCCAGGGCAGGAAAGCCTACAGACAACCCTGTGAACGAATCCCTCAACGGATGGATAAAAGAGGAATTGTTCATAGACTTCAAGATTGAGACATGTAATTCAAGAGAGGAGTTCGAGGAGGCCTTGGACGCATACGTGGATTATTACAATGAGAAAAGACCATGTTATGCTATCGGCTATGATACGCCAAATAATTACAGGAAGAGGTTTTATAAAGGGGAGCTTCCAAGAAAGGACACTTTTGGGAAGCGAGAGGCTAATGCAACACCGAAGTTCATCACAGAACGGAAGAAAATGGCTGGAAATGAGAAAAATAAAGAATAA
- a CDS encoding ATP-binding protein produces MKRTIIEQLKAWKESLYRKPLILSGARQVGKTYILQEFGKQEYDHVAYINCDGNSEIANIFAEDYDMKRVLMVIGAISKQPIIPGKTLIILDEIQELHKGLSSLKYFCENAPEYHVAVAGSLLGVAMHQGESAPVGKVDIIRLYPMSFEEFLMAKDEEQLLNILKSKDWKTITLLHDKLIKILREYYFVGGMPEAVKTYLATNDATLVRQVQNNILTIYRSDMSKHVSPNEATRISMVWQSIPSQLAKENKKFIYGAVRSGARAKDFEMAIQWLVDAGLTYRISRVREVGMPLKFYEDLNAFKLFLLDVGLLGALSEMEPAQMLISNKAMTESKGAFTENYVLTQLLCQQDIYTYYYSREDARLEIDFLAQHQGVITPIEVKAEENLRSKSLRAFFDAHPDLRAIRFSMSPYKEQEWMKNVPLYGVEESF; encoded by the coding sequence ATGAAAAGAACGATCATAGAACAATTAAAAGCATGGAAAGAGAGCCTTTACAGAAAGCCCTTAATCTTATCAGGAGCAAGACAAGTAGGCAAGACTTATATCCTCCAGGAGTTTGGGAAACAGGAATATGACCACGTTGCCTACATCAACTGTGATGGAAACTCTGAGATTGCCAACATATTTGCAGAAGATTATGATATGAAGCGAGTCCTAATGGTTATCGGAGCCATTAGCAAACAGCCTATAATCCCTGGCAAAACGCTTATTATTCTGGATGAAATACAAGAACTTCACAAGGGACTTTCCTCGCTGAAGTATTTCTGTGAAAACGCACCAGAATACCATGTGGCTGTAGCAGGTTCACTTTTAGGCGTTGCCATGCACCAAGGAGAATCCGCCCCAGTGGGAAAGGTTGATATCATTCGACTCTACCCTATGTCTTTCGAAGAGTTTCTTATGGCAAAAGACGAAGAACAGTTGCTGAACATATTGAAAAGTAAAGACTGGAAGACCATCACATTACTTCATGATAAACTCATCAAGATATTAAGAGAATATTATTTTGTAGGGGGAATGCCTGAGGCTGTGAAAACTTATCTTGCAACTAACGATGCAACTCTCGTCAGACAGGTTCAGAACAACATTCTCACCATTTATCGTAGTGACATGTCGAAGCATGTCAGCCCAAATGAAGCCACTCGCATCAGCATGGTTTGGCAATCCATCCCTTCCCAGCTTGCTAAGGAAAACAAGAAGTTCATCTATGGAGCGGTGAGAAGCGGAGCACGAGCCAAGGATTTTGAGATGGCAATACAATGGCTGGTGGATGCAGGTCTCACCTATCGCATTTCCCGAGTAAGAGAAGTTGGAATGCCTTTGAAGTTTTACGAAGACCTCAATGCCTTCAAGCTGTTTCTCCTGGATGTCGGCCTCCTGGGTGCGCTGAGCGAGATGGAACCTGCCCAAATGCTCATCTCCAACAAAGCCATGACGGAGAGCAAGGGGGCGTTCACGGAAAACTACGTCCTTACCCAGCTATTATGTCAACAGGACATTTACACCTATTATTATAGTAGGGAAGACGCTCGCTTGGAGATAGACTTCCTTGCCCAGCACCAAGGGGTGATAACTCCGATAGAGGTAAAAGCGGAAGAGAACCTGCGTTCCAAGTCACTTCGCGCCTTCTTTGACGCCCATCCCGACTTGCGAGCCATCCGCTTCTCCATGTCGCCATACAAGGAGCAAGAGTGGATGAAGAATGTTCCATTGTACGGGGTAGAGGAGAGTTTCTAG
- a CDS encoding MATE family efflux transporter, producing MVKTQNSKSTNDMTEGSPLRAIIKFAIPLILGYILQQMYLIIDAAIVGRWIGVGALAAVGASSSIMFLIMGFCNGSCAGFAIPVAQAFGARDYAKMRAYVSNSIRIAVVFAVVITFLSCIFCGKILHLVNTPKEVFDDAYIFLMLQFAAIPFTIGYNLLSGQIRALGNSKQPFYFLITASVINIILDGILILGMGLGVEGAGIATWLSQGISVLLCIWFIKKKMQILIPKGEERKFDNKKVSILLNNGVPMGLQFSITAIGLIMLQSANNALGTVYVAAFTASMRIKYLFTCVFENIGVAMATYCGQNLGARKLDRIGQGVRASIRMMLVYFVFTFLLIYPFADEMMMLFVDKGEAEVVTYAAQFMRIANYFYPCLGLLTILRYSIQGLGYSNLSMMSGVMEMIARCGVSLWLVPALAWTGVCFGDPVAWVMADLFLIPAFLWLYKHLKKEQVR from the coding sequence ATGGTCAAAACTCAAAACTCAAAGTCTACTAATGACATGACGGAGGGCTCGCCCTTGCGAGCCATCATCAAATTTGCAATTCCACTTATCTTGGGTTACATCCTTCAGCAGATGTATCTCATTATCGATGCCGCCATCGTGGGAAGATGGATTGGCGTGGGAGCTCTTGCGGCTGTTGGCGCATCCAGCTCCATCATGTTTCTCATCATGGGCTTCTGCAACGGTTCCTGTGCCGGTTTTGCCATCCCTGTCGCCCAGGCTTTCGGCGCCAGGGATTATGCCAAGATGCGGGCTTACGTAAGCAACAGCATCCGCATCGCCGTGGTGTTTGCCGTGGTCATCACCTTTCTTTCCTGCATCTTCTGCGGAAAGATTCTGCATCTGGTGAATACGCCGAAGGAGGTGTTCGATGATGCCTACATCTTCCTGATGCTGCAGTTTGCGGCGATTCCTTTTACCATAGGCTACAATCTGCTCTCCGGTCAGATCCGTGCTCTGGGCAACTCGAAACAGCCTTTCTATTTCCTCATCACAGCTTCCGTTATCAACATTATTCTAGATGGCATTCTGATTCTCGGTATGGGGTTAGGTGTAGAGGGAGCAGGTATTGCCACTTGGCTTTCACAGGGAATTTCCGTGCTGCTCTGTATCTGGTTTATCAAGAAGAAGATGCAGATTCTGATTCCGAAGGGTGAGGAAAGGAAATTCGACAACAAGAAGGTAAGCATTCTGCTGAACAACGGCGTTCCGATGGGTCTGCAGTTCTCGATTACCGCCATTGGTCTCATCATGCTGCAGAGTGCCAACAACGCTCTGGGAACGGTTTATGTGGCGGCATTCACAGCCTCTATGCGCATCAAATATCTCTTTACCTGCGTATTCGAGAACATCGGAGTGGCGATGGCTACCTATTGCGGTCAGAACCTGGGAGCCAGGAAGCTGGATAGAATCGGTCAGGGCGTAAGGGCTTCCATCAGGATGATGCTGGTTTATTTCGTCTTCACCTTCCTGCTCATCTATCCGTTTGCAGACGAGATGATGATGCTCTTCGTGGATAAGGGCGAGGCAGAAGTGGTGACTTATGCAGCCCAGTTTATGCGCATAGCCAACTATTTCTATCCTTGTCTGGGCTTGCTTACCATCCTGCGCTACAGCATCCAGGGCCTGGGTTACAGCAATCTCTCGATGATGAGTGGCGTAATGGAAATGATTGCGAGATGCGGTGTGAGTCTCTGGCTGGTGCCTGCCCTGGCATGGACGGGTGTCTGCTTCGGCGACCCTGTAGCGTGGGTCATGGCAGATCTCTTCCTCATTCCCGCCTTCCTGTGGCTTTATAAGCATCTGAAGAAGGAGCAAGTCCGATAG
- a CDS encoding sigma-70 family RNA polymerase sigma factor, with amino-acid sequence MQINKETIEQLFRQHYLRMYQLARVLLKDDAASKDVVSEVFADVLDGKTQLGLDNETIASNSPLPSTNVGSYLLVCVRHKCLNLLSRQKMKDRVHHLLKADTSPSIAPLEATIAEIDKETEKYEAIQAYMDAELTPQTRKVLNLRFRQKLKYREIATELGISEVAVYKHLAQGIRKLKQKFNP; translated from the coding sequence ATGCAAATAAACAAAGAAACGATAGAACAGCTCTTCCGGCAGCATTATCTGAGGATGTACCAATTGGCCAGGGTACTTCTGAAGGATGATGCAGCCAGCAAGGATGTGGTGAGCGAAGTCTTTGCCGATGTGCTCGACGGAAAGACCCAACTGGGTCTTGATAACGAGACAATAGCCAGCAATTCGCCCCTGCCTTCCACTAACGTCGGGAGCTATCTTCTGGTGTGTGTGCGCCATAAATGCCTCAACCTGTTGAGCCGACAGAAGATGAAAGACCGGGTTCATCATCTTCTGAAAGCCGATACTTCGCCTTCGATAGCTCCCCTGGAAGCGACGATTGCCGAAATAGACAAGGAGACCGAAAAGTACGAGGCAATTCAGGCTTATATGGATGCTGAACTCACGCCACAAACCCGCAAAGTACTCAATCTCCGTTTTCGGCAGAAACTGAAATATCGGGAGATTGCTACGGAATTGGGCATCAGCGAAGTGGCAGTTTATAAGCATCTGGCGCAAGGCATCAGAAAATTAAAGCAAAAGTTTAACCCTTAG